A stretch of the Notamacropus eugenii isolate mMacEug1 chromosome 2, mMacEug1.pri_v2, whole genome shotgun sequence genome encodes the following:
- the CYB5D1 gene encoding cytochrome b5 domain-containing protein 1 isoform X2, producing the protein MLDIEDNEIFEKPTRGLVAGPNMRYFQRRYFNTAEVAKHNTADDLWVSYLGSVYNLTSLAKEYKGSVLMKPIVEAAGQDISHWFDPFTGDIRTHIDPLTGCVKYYTPRGRFVHIPPPLPRSDWANDFGLPWWRQTQYEVGLLSQKTRLIRIINTLTSQEHQLEQRTFSGERWYQDQETCHLGG; encoded by the exons ATGCTGGATATAGAAGACAACGAGATCTTTGAAAAGCCGACCCGGGGGCTCGTGGCCGGCCCGAACATGCGGTATTTTCAGCGGCGCTATTTCAATACGGCCGAAGTGGCCAAGCACAACACGGCCGACGACCTGTGGGTAAGCTACCTGGGCTCTGTGTACAATCTCACTTCGCTGGCCAAGGAGTACAAAG ggaGCGTGCTGATGAAGCCCATCGTGGAGGCGGCAGGACAGGACATCAGCCACTGGTTTGATCCCTTTACCGGAGAT ATCCGAACGCACATAGACCCGCTGACGGGCTGCGTGAAGTACTACACCCCCAGGGGGCGCTTCGTGCACATCCCTCCGCCGCTGCCCCGCTCCGATTGGGCCAACGACTTCGGCCTGCCGTGGTGGAGGCAGACCCAGTACGAGGTGGGACTGCTGTCCCAGAAGACCCGGCTCATTCGCATCATCAACACGCTCACTTCTCAGGAGCACCAGCTGGAG CAAAGAACATTCTCTGGTGAGAGGTGGTATCAGGACCAGGAGACCTGCCACTTAGGAGGGTAG
- the CYB5D1 gene encoding cytochrome b5 domain-containing protein 1 isoform X1, whose amino-acid sequence MLDIEDNEIFEKPTRGLVAGPNMRYFQRRYFNTAEVAKHNTADDLWVSYLGSVYNLTSLAKEYKGSVLMKPIVEAAGQDISHWFDPFTGDIRTHIDPLTGCVKYYTPRGRFVHIPPPLPRSDWANDFGLPWWRQTQYEVGLLSQKTRLIRIINTLTSQEHQLEVGELETMWEILHRYLPYNAHSASYTWKFNGVNLDMDKTLEQNGIPDEDREFEQLNMDPEQFTPALLLYFNDDLTEL is encoded by the exons ATGCTGGATATAGAAGACAACGAGATCTTTGAAAAGCCGACCCGGGGGCTCGTGGCCGGCCCGAACATGCGGTATTTTCAGCGGCGCTATTTCAATACGGCCGAAGTGGCCAAGCACAACACGGCCGACGACCTGTGGGTAAGCTACCTGGGCTCTGTGTACAATCTCACTTCGCTGGCCAAGGAGTACAAAG ggaGCGTGCTGATGAAGCCCATCGTGGAGGCGGCAGGACAGGACATCAGCCACTGGTTTGATCCCTTTACCGGAGAT ATCCGAACGCACATAGACCCGCTGACGGGCTGCGTGAAGTACTACACCCCCAGGGGGCGCTTCGTGCACATCCCTCCGCCGCTGCCCCGCTCCGATTGGGCCAACGACTTCGGCCTGCCGTGGTGGAGGCAGACCCAGTACGAGGTGGGACTGCTGTCCCAGAAGACCCGGCTCATTCGCATCATCAACACGCTCACTTCTCAGGAGCACCAGCTGGAG GTGGGGGAACTGGAGACCATGTGGGAAATCCTACACCGATATCTCCCCTACAATGCTCATTCTGCCAGCTACACTTGGAAATTTAATGGTGTCAACCTCGACATGGACAAGACCCTGGAGCAAAATGGGATTCCAGATGAGGATCGAGAGTTTGAACAACTTAACATGGACCCAGAGCAGTTCACACCTGCCTTGTTACTGTACTTCAATGATGACCTCACTGAACTATAG
- the CYB5D1 gene encoding cytochrome b5 domain-containing protein 1 isoform X3, which yields MLDIEDNEIFEKPTRGLVAGPNMRYFQRRYFNTAEVAKHNTADDLWVSYLGSVYNLTSLAKEYKGSVLMKPIVEAAGQDISHWFDPFTGDIRTHIDPLTGCVKYYTPRGRFVHIPPPLPRSDWANDFGLPWWRQTQYEVGLLSQKTRLIRIINTLTSQEHQLELHLEI from the exons ATGCTGGATATAGAAGACAACGAGATCTTTGAAAAGCCGACCCGGGGGCTCGTGGCCGGCCCGAACATGCGGTATTTTCAGCGGCGCTATTTCAATACGGCCGAAGTGGCCAAGCACAACACGGCCGACGACCTGTGGGTAAGCTACCTGGGCTCTGTGTACAATCTCACTTCGCTGGCCAAGGAGTACAAAG ggaGCGTGCTGATGAAGCCCATCGTGGAGGCGGCAGGACAGGACATCAGCCACTGGTTTGATCCCTTTACCGGAGAT ATCCGAACGCACATAGACCCGCTGACGGGCTGCGTGAAGTACTACACCCCCAGGGGGCGCTTCGTGCACATCCCTCCGCCGCTGCCCCGCTCCGATTGGGCCAACGACTTCGGCCTGCCGTGGTGGAGGCAGACCCAGTACGAGGTGGGACTGCTGTCCCAGAAGACCCGGCTCATTCGCATCATCAACACGCTCACTTCTCAGGAGCACCAGCTGGAG CTACACTTGGAAATTTAA
- the NAA38 gene encoding N-alpha-acetyltransferase 38, NatC auxiliary subunit → MAGAGATVLLREENGCCSRRQSSSSAGDSDGEREDSAVAARARRRLEGLLNKNMRIRMTDGRTLVGCFLCTDRDCNVILGSAQEFLKPTDSFSAGEPRVLGLAMVPGHHIVSVEVQRESLTCPPYL, encoded by the exons ATGGCCGGAGCTGGGGCGACCGTACTGCTGCGAGAGGAGAACGGCTGCTGCAGCCGACGCCAGAGCAGCTCCAGCGCTGGG GACTCTGACGGGGAGCGCGAAGACTCGGCGGTGGCTGCTCGTGCGCGCAGGCGCTTGGAGGGACTGCTCAACAAGAACATGCGCATTCGCATGACAGACGGGCGCACCCTCGTGGGCTGCTTCCTGTGCACGGATCGTGACTGCAATGTCATCCTGGGCTCCGCGCAGGAGTTCCTCAAGCCCACGG ATTCCTTCTCAGCTGGGGAGCCTCGTGTCCTGGGCCTGGCTATGGTTCCTGGGCATCACATCGTTTCTGTTGAAGTACAAAGGGAGAGTCTGACCTGCCCTCCCTATCTGTGA
- the TMEM88 gene encoding transmembrane protein 88 produces the protein MPEGPMAHQPPPYSGGGRGFEPRDPLDCWACAVLVTAQNLLVAIFNLLLLGVVLGTVLLPALLMLGFGFLCHSKFLRSQAPPCTAHFQDPGFTVLLVVGFLLLMPLLILALAGYRRLYCRLRLADCLVPYSRAIYQDGGLSHPPPLGAPQASQALPTAIGKVWV, from the exons ATGCCAGAGGGTCCTATGGCTCATCAGCCGCCACCTtacagtgggggagggaggggcttTGAACCTCGAGACCCACTGGACTGCTGGGCTTGCGCTGTGCTGGTCACAGCCCAGAATCTGCTTGTGGCCATCTTCAACCTCCTGCTGCTCGGTGTGGTGTTGGGAACAGTACTACTGCCTGCTCTCCTCATGCTGGGCTTTGGCTTCCTCTGCCACTCAAAG TTCCTGCGTTCTCAGGCACCCCCCTGTACTGCCCACTTTCAAGACCCAGGATTCACAGTGTTGCTGGTAGTGGGTTTCCTGCTCCTGATGCCTTTGCTGATTCTCGCCTTAGCTGGTTACCGTCGCCTCTACTGCCGTCTCCGCCTTGCTGACTGCCTGGTACCTTATAGCCGGGCCATCTACCAGGATGGGGGactctcccatcccccacctctAGGAGCCCCACAAGCATCCCAAGCGCTTCCTACTGCCATTGGCAAAGTCTGGGTCTGA